From Macrobrachium rosenbergii isolate ZJJX-2024 chromosome 17, ASM4041242v1, whole genome shotgun sequence, one genomic window encodes:
- the LOC136847864 gene encoding cytochrome c1-like, whose translation MRVLVVLSALLAASHAAPQFVFVLPQGFQQLGQEGTATAAEAAPAQEAEVAAAEGEAEATAAGVVDTAATAEAEVALETPAEVVSPIADATPAEETALAEEVAAEGAPVAEVAVVEVIPSENEIVAEAVVELVEPTVAKDAPAEEQPAAATGKSLGAAAAEEVPAPVKVSAAPAVNQVDPLAVVDSRYRQFIYQNDAPDVVAAKIELFRIHADRIPVQTAVTA comes from the exons ATGCGTGTTCTG gtCGTACTCTCAGCTCTTCTGGCTGCCAGCCACGCAGCCCCCCAGTTTGTGTTCGTCCTGCCCCAGGGCTTCCAgcagctagggcaggagggcacAGCAACAGCAGCGGAGGCAGCGCCGGCCCAAGAGGCAGAAGTAGCTGCTGCCGAGGGCGAAGCTGAAGCCACAGCTGCTGGAGTTGTAGACACCGCCGCGACTGCAGAAGCTGAAGTCGCTCTTGAGACTCCCGCCGAGGTCGTCAGCCCTATCGCAGACGCCACTCCTGCCGAGGAAACCGCCCTTGCTGAGGAGGTAGCAGCTGAAGGCGCCCCCGTCGCTGAGGTAGCCGTCGTCGAGGTCATTCCGTCCGAGAACGAAATCGTAGCCGAAGCCGTCGTCGAGTTGGTCGAACCCACCGTTGCAAAGGACGCGCCAGCCGAAGAACAACCCGCGGCCGCCACGGGCAAATCGCTAGGAGCAGCAGCAGCTGAGGAGGTTCCCGCCCCTGTCAAAGTCAGTGCCGCTCCAGCTGTCAACCAGGTGGACCCATTGGCCGTCGTGGATTCCAGGTACCGCCAGTTCATCTACCAGAATGACGCGCCCGACGTCGTTGCCGCCAAAATCGAGCTGTTCCGCATCCACGCTGACAGGATTCCAGTCCAGACAGCCGTCACTGCGTAA